The genomic segment ACCCCGAGGAGTAGTCGTGACCGATCCGGCGCCCATAGGCCTGCAGCAGGAGATCGCCCGGGATCTTCACGTCGCCGCGATCTTCGATGCGGAGGTGGAGATCGAGCGCCGGGTGGCGTTCCTGGCCGAGCGGCTGACGACCACCGGACTGCGGTCCTTGGTGCTCGGGATCAGCGGAGGGGTGGATTCCACCACCGCGGGGCGGTTGTGCCAGCTGGCCGTGGAGCGGGCCCGTGGCGCCGGGCACGACGCGACCTTCTACGCCATGCGGCTGCCGTACGGCGTCCAGGCCGATGAGCAGGACGCTCAGCTCGCCCTCGGCTTCATCCGGGCCGACCAGGTGCTGACCGTGAACATCAAGGCAGCCAGCGATGCCGCGCTGGAGGCCTGTCTGGCCGGTGGGGTGGCTTTCCGCGACGAGGCGCACCAGGACTTCGTCCACGGCAACATCAAGGCCCGGCAGCGGATGATCGCGCAGTACGCGGTTGCGGGGGCGCATGCGGGGCTCGTCGTGGGGACCGATCACGCGGCCGAGGCGGTCTCCGGGTTCTTCACCAAGTTCGGGGACGGCGCGGCGGACGTGCTGCCCCTGGCGGGGTTGATCAAGCGCCGGGTGCGTGCCGTCGCGGAGGCGCTCGGGGCGCCCGCCTCGCTGGTGTGGAAGGTACCGACGGCCGACCTGGAATCGCTCGACGAGGGCAAGGCCGATGAGGACGCGCTCGGGGTGACGTACGACGAGATCGACGACTTCCTGGACGGGAAGCCGGTGAGCGAGCGCGCCTTCGCTTCGATCGTGGGCAGGTATCGGGGCACCGAACACAAGAGGCAGCTGCCGGTGGCTCCGCCCCAGGGGTGACCTTCGCGGGCGGCGTCTCCATCGGCGTCATCGGTCGCCGTAGCGTGCCCCTGGCTGCCGGGCGCCGACCTGCTGGTGGCTAGGGTGCGGTCATGGCCGACACCTTTCACCCGCCGGCTCCGAAGGACCTCCGGAGCCCCCTGTGGTTCCTGCTGTGGCTGGTGACCAGCCAGCGGCGGCGGGTCACCGCCGGGGCGGCGCTGGGCAGCCTGTGGATGGTCGGGCTGGCCGTTCCGCCCTACCTGCTGGCCCGCGCCATCGACGACGGGCTGCGGACACGGGACAGCTCCGCGCTGTTCGGCTGGACCGCGGCGTTGTTCGTCATGGGAGTGGTCAACGCGGTCGTGGGAATCGCCCGCCACCGGACGATGACGAAGGTCCGCATGGACGCGTCGTTCCGCACCGTACGAGCGACCGTACGACAGGCCACGGTGCTCGGCGCCGCCCTGCGGAGTCGGGCCGGTGCCGGTGAGGTCGTCGCCATCGGGATGGGCGACGTGCAGGTGATCGCCCAGTCGCTGACCGTGATGGGGCCGGGGGTGGGCGCCGTTCTCGCCTATCTCGTCGTTGCGGCCCTGCTGCTGTCGATCTCACCCCTGCTGGCCGTGGTGGTGCTGGCGGGAGTGCCGCTGCTCGCCGTCACCGTCGGGCCGTTGCAGCGGCGGCTGCTGAGCGTCGGATCCGAATACCGGCAGCGGCAGGGCGCGCTGACCGGGCTGCTCGTCGACATGGTGACGGGGTTGCGGGTCCTGAACGGTCTCGGCGGCAAGGACGTCTACGCGTCCCGCTACGGGCGCCGGTCCCGGGAACTGCGCGAACAGGGTTACCGGGTGGGTGCCGTGACCAGCTGGATCGGCGCGCTGGCCATCGGTCTGCCGGCCCTGTTCCTCGCGCTGGTCACGTGGCTCACCGCACGGATGGCGGCCGGGGGTTCGCTCGCCGTCGGCCAGCTCGTGGCGGTGTACGGATACACGGCCATGCTCGTCACACCGGTCTACGCCTTCATCGAGGGCGGTTCCGACGTCGCCCGGGCCCTGGTCGCGGGCCGGCGGGTGATCGACTTCCTGAGCCTGCAGCCCGATCACCTCCACGACACGGGCCGGCTCGACGCCCCGCCGGGGCCCGCCGTCCTGCACGATCCCGCCTCCGGCGTCCAGGTGCCGGTCGGCGCGCTGACCGCGTTGATCGGTGACCGGTCGGCCGACGCGCCCGCCGTGGTGGAACGGCTCGGCCGTTTCACCCCCTCGGACGCCGAATGGGGCGGTCACCGTGTCGATGCGATCGATCCGGACCAGCTCCGGAAGCGCATCCTGGTCGCGGACAACGATGCCCATCTCTTCAGCGGGACGGTGCGCGAGGTCGTCGCCGGAGGGCAGGCGATCGGTGGCGAGGCGATCGACGACGAGGCGATCCGGGCCGCGATCGGGCGGGCCGCCGCCACCGACATCGTCCAGGCGATGCCCGCAGGACTGGACTCCGTGATCACCGCGCAGGGCGCCAACCTCTCCGGTGGCCAGCGCCAGCGGTTGCGGCTGGCCCGGGTTTTGTACGCGCGGCCCGAGGTCCTGCTCGCCGTCGAGCCGACCTCCGCCGTCGACGCGCACACCGAGGCCGCGATGGCCGCCGGGCTGCGTGCGGCCCGTACCGGCCTGACCACCGTGGTGACCAGCACCTCGCCGCTCGTCCTGGAGCAGGCGGACACGGTCGTCTATCTCGTCGGAGGCCAGGTCGAGGCGACCGGCACCCATCAGGACCTCCTGCACGCCCGGGCCGACTACCGCGCGCTGGTCTCCCGGGGCGCCGAAGAGGAAGAGGAGGTTTCCCGATGACCGCTCCGCTCCCCGTCGCCGACACCAGGCACGTCCGTCGCACCGCGGGCAGCGACATAGCCGTGGAGAAGACCGCGTTCGCGGGAATCCTCGCGCTCAACGCTCTCGCCGCTGCCGCCGGACTGGTCGGCCCCTGGCTGCTGGGCAGCATCATCAACACCGTCAAGGTATCGACCGGCCCGGACAGCGTCGGCACCGTGGACCGGCTCGCCCTCGTCATCGTCGCCGCCGTGCTGGTCCAGATCGTGCTGTCGCGCTACGCACTGCTGCTCGCCGCCCGGTTCGGCGAGCGTGCCGCGGCCCGTATCCGCGAGCGGTTCGTGGCCCGTGCTCTCGCCCTGCCCCCGACCGTTGTCGAGCACACACCCACCGGCGACCTGGCCGTACGCGGCACCACGGACGTCGACGGCGTCGCCACCGCGCTGCGCACCACCGCACCCGAGGTGTTCATCGCCACGACGCAGGCGCTGTTCATCATCGGCGCGGTACTCGTCCTCAATCCACTGCTGGGCGTCTGCGGACTGTCCTGTCTGGCCGTCATCGTCGTCGTCACGCGCTGGTACCTGCGCAGGGCGCGCACCGGCTATCTCGCCGAGGGCACGGCCAACTCCGAACTCGCGGAAATGCTGGCCACGACGGCCGGCGGCGCCCGCACGGTCGAGGCGCTGCGGCTGCAGCAACAGCGATGGCACGTCGCCGAGGCGGCCATCACGAAGGCCAGAGGCGCCAGGCTGCACACCCTGTGGCTGCGGTCGGTGTTCTTCCCCTCCGTGGACATCTCCTACACGCTGCCGGTCGTCGGCGTGCTCCTGGTCGGAGGCGCTCTCTACCACCACGGCGCGGTCGACCTCGGTGAGGTGGTCGCGGCCGCCGTCTACCTGCGCCAGCTGATGGGACCGCTGGACACCGTCCTGCTGTCGGTCGAACAACTGCAGAGCAGCATGGCGTCGTACGCCCGGGTGGAGGGCCTCGCCGCCGTTCCGGCGGGCCCGGCCCCGACGACGGCCGAGCCGTCCGGCGACCGCATCGAGGCCGTCGCCGTCACCTACGCGTATCCGAACCTGGGCGATGTCCTGCACGGCATCGATCTCGACGTCCAGCCCGGCGAACGGCTCGCCGTCGTCGGACCCTCCGGTGCGGGAAAGTCCACCCTCGGGCGGCTCCTGGCGGGCATCGACCGGCCCGGCCGTGGCCGTGTCTCGGTCGGCGGCGTCCCCGTCGCCGACCTCCCTCCGGACCGGATGCGCCGCCAGATCGCCCTGATCACCCAGGAGCACCACGTCTTCCGCGACACCCTGCGGAACAACCTCGTCATCGCGCGCCCGTCCGCGACGGACGCCGAGCTGCGGGCCGCACTGGAGGCCGTGCACGCCACCTGGACCGACGACCTGCCGTCCGGTCTGGACACCGATCTCAGCGGCACCGCCCACCAGCTGGACGAGCCACAGGCGCAGCAGCTCTCCCTGGCCCGGGTGATCCTCGCCGACCCGCACACCCTGATCCTCGACGAGGCGACCGCCCTCCTGGATCCGGCCGCGGCACGTATGACCGAGCGCGCCCTTGCCGCCGCCCTCCAGGGCCGCACCGTCATAGCCATCGCCCACCGTCTCCAGACGGCCCACGACGCGGACCGCATCGCCGTCATCGACTCCGGTGTGCTGACCGAACTCGGCACCCACGACGCACTCGTCGCGGCCGACGGCGGCTACGCGGCGCTGTGGCGGTCGTGGCACGGCGACTGACCGTTGCGGGGGTCGTCCAGGTGAAGGACGGCAACGCGTCCATCGCTGCGGTCCGAGTCCGGGGACCGGGGGCGGTCATCCCGGTTCGCCGGCTTCGAAGCGGGCGACGGCGGCCTGGACCGGGCTGATGATCGCGTCGGTCCCGGCGGTCGCATCGACGGTGAGTCCTGGCTCGTCGGCCTGCAGGGGTTCCAGCGCGTCGAATTGGGAGTCCAGGAGTCGGGCCGTCATGAAATGCCCGGTCCGTTGTGCGATCCGGGTGTGGGCCGTCTCCTCGTCAAGGGCCAGGTAGAGGAACCAGACGCCCTGCCCGGCCGCACGGAGCACGTCCCGGTACTCCCGCTTGAGGGCCGAGCAGGAGATGACCCCACCCTGGTGAGCACAGGAGGTGTCCCGGATCCAGCGGGTCAGGCTGCGTAGCCACGGTTCGCGGTCCGCATCGTCGAGTGCTTGCCCCGCGGTCATTTTGGCGATGTTCGCTGCCGGGTGGAAGTCGTCGCCTTCCACGAAGGGCACATCAAGACGCTGGGCGAGCAGCCGCCCGATGGTGGTCTTGCCCGACGCGGCGACCCCCATGACCACGACGATCGCCGGTGCTGGTCTTGATCTGACCACAGTGCCTCTCCCGGGTCTGGACGACCCCCTTGCGGAGATCATGCACGGCGAGGTGCGGTGGGATGTCATGGGCGCCATGGGGCCGGAGAGACGCACCCGGATGGCTCCCGAAGGGGTGATCCCGGTGCCTGCGGTCCGGACGCAGCGCGTTGGGCCGTCGGAGCGATATCACTGCGCCCATCGGGCGGGCCGCGCGCGCCGCGCGCTCAGGACAGGACGTCGCCGGGGAGTCTCCCTTCTTGGTACCGGATGTGCGGCCGACGACGGGAGACAGGCAGTGACCTCAGACGTGAACGAAGGCCGGCGGCCTGTGCCGACGATTCTCCAAGGACAGAAGGCGCTGGTGACGGGGGCGAACTCCGGCATCGGCAAGGCGACCGCGATCGGTCTGGGGCGAGCGGGTGCCGACGTGGTCGTCAACTACGTCTTCGGCAAGGAGGCGGCCGAGGAAGTGGTCGAGGAGATCAAGTCCTTCGGTGTGCGGGCGTACGCGCACGAGGCGGACGTCTCCCAGGAGGACCAGGTCGTCCCGATGGTCGCGCGCATGGTCGAGGAGTTCGGCACGATCGACATCATGGTGGCCAACGCCGGGCTGCAGCGGGACGCCGCCATCACCGAGATGAGCGTCGCCCAGTGGCAGAAGGTGTTGGACGTCAATCTCACCGGCCAGTTCCTGTGTGCCCGGGAGGCCGCCAAGGAGTTCCTCCGCCGTGGTGTCGTTCCCGAGGTGTCCCGTTCGGCGGGGAAGATCGTCTGCATGAGTTCGGTCCACCAGATCATCCCCTGGACGGGCCACGTGAACTACGCAGCGTCCAAGGGCGGCGTCCTGATGCTGATGCAGACCATGGCGCAGGAGCTCGCCCCGAAGGGGATCAGAGTGAACGCCGTGGCGCCCGGTGCCATCCGCACTCCCATCAACCGCAGTGCCTGGGACACCCCTGAGGCCGAGGCCGACCTCCTGCGGCTGGTCCCGTACCGCCGGGTCGGCGATCCGGAGGACATCGCCAACGCGGTGACCGTCCTCGCCTCCGACCTGATGGACTATGTCGTCGGCACCACGCTTTTCGTCGACGGCGGGATGACGCTCTTCCCCGGCTTCGCCACCGGCGGCTGATCCCACGGTGGAAGACCATGTGACACCCCGCAGAGTGGTAATCCTGGGTGGCGGCTTCGCCGGCCTCTTCGCTGTTCGGGCCCTGCGCAGCGCCCCGGTAGCGGTTACCCTGGTCGACAGCTGCGCCCACCACCTGTTCCAGCCCCTGCTGTACCAGTGTGCCTCCGGAATCCTCTCCGGTGGACAGATCGCCCAGCCGCTGCGGGCGGTCCTGCGGCGCCACCCCCAGGTGCGGTGCCTGCAGGCCACGGCCACCGACGTGGACGTCGCCGGGCGGATCGTCCACGCGCAGCGGCCGGACGGCGGCGTACTCGAGTTGCCCTACGACGATCTCATCGTGGGGGTCGGCGTGCGGCAGTCCTACTTCGGGCACGACGAGTTCGCGCCGTACGCCCCCGGCATGAAGACGCTCGCGGATGCGCTGGCTGTGCGGACCAAGCTCTACCAGGCGTTCGAGATGGCCGAGGCGAGCACGGATCCGCAGGAGCGCGCGCAGTGGCTCACCTTCGCCCTGGTAGGCGGTGGCCCCACCGGGGTCGAGCTGGCCGGGCAGATCCGGGAGATCGCCGGCCACACGCTCGAGCGGGAGTTCTCCACGATCGACCCCGGTCGGGCGCGGGTCCTGATCTTCGACGGATCGGACGGGGTGCTCGGTGCCTTCGGGCCCGAGCTGTCCCGCCGGACCGCCCGTACTCTCGACGCTCTCGGTGTCGAGGTCCACCTGGGGTCGATCGTCACCGAAGTGGACGACCGGGGCCTGACGGTGCGCCACAAGGACGGCGGAACGGACCGGGTGGAGGCACGCACGGTGCTGTGGACGGCCGGCGTCGAGGCGCCTCCGCTGGCGACGGCGCTGGCCCGGGCGACCGGCGCCGAGCAGGACCGGGCGGGGCGCATCCGGGTCGAGCCGGATCTCACCATCGCCGGCCATCCGGAGATCCGGGTCGTCGGCGATCTGATGAGCCTGGACAAGCTGCCCGGCCTCGCGGAGGTCGCGATGCAGAGCGGCGCCTACGCAGGCCGCAGGATCCGTCACACCATCGAGGGAAGGACCCGCGCGCCGCGACCGTTCCGCTATCTGGACCTGGGCAGCGCGGCGTACATCTCGCGTGGCAGGGCCGTGGTGAAGATGGGCCGCTTCCGCGCCTCCGGATTCATCGGCTGGCTGATCTGGCTGTTCATCCACATTGCCTTCCTGACCGGCTTCCGTAGCCGGGCCGGCGCGTTGCTCAGCTGGGCGGTGGTCTTCGCCTCCGGCTCGCGCCGCGAACGTGCCTTCACCCCGGGAGTTCCGCAAGGCGACGTCACACAAGCCCTCCTACCGTCCGGTCCACCGGCTGACCCCACGGTCGACCGGCACGAGCCACCGAGGCCCACATGAACACTGCAGTACATTTTCTGGCGACCACCCCTCCGCAGTTGCTGCCGGCCCGGGAACTGATGGCGTTCACCCTGGCCTCCCACATCCTGCTGGTGCCGCTGGGGGTGGCACTGCCGTTCATCACGCTGGTGATGCACTACCGGGGACTGCGCAAGGCCGACCCGGTCGCCATGCTGCTGGCCCGCCGCTGGTCCGCGGTGATGGCCGTCCAGTTCGCCGTCGGCATCGTCACCGGTACGGTGCTGTCGTTCGAGTTC from the Streptomyces sp. RKAG293 genome contains:
- a CDS encoding ABC transporter ATP-binding protein, whose amino-acid sequence is MTAPLPVADTRHVRRTAGSDIAVEKTAFAGILALNALAAAAGLVGPWLLGSIINTVKVSTGPDSVGTVDRLALVIVAAVLVQIVLSRYALLLAARFGERAAARIRERFVARALALPPTVVEHTPTGDLAVRGTTDVDGVATALRTTAPEVFIATTQALFIIGAVLVLNPLLGVCGLSCLAVIVVVTRWYLRRARTGYLAEGTANSELAEMLATTAGGARTVEALRLQQQRWHVAEAAITKARGARLHTLWLRSVFFPSVDISYTLPVVGVLLVGGALYHHGAVDLGEVVAAAVYLRQLMGPLDTVLLSVEQLQSSMASYARVEGLAAVPAGPAPTTAEPSGDRIEAVAVTYAYPNLGDVLHGIDLDVQPGERLAVVGPSGAGKSTLGRLLAGIDRPGRGRVSVGGVPVADLPPDRMRRQIALITQEHHVFRDTLRNNLVIARPSATDAELRAALEAVHATWTDDLPSGLDTDLSGTAHQLDEPQAQQLSLARVILADPHTLILDEATALLDPAAARMTERALAAALQGRTVIAIAHRLQTAHDADRIAVIDSGVLTELGTHDALVAADGGYAALWRSWHGD
- a CDS encoding SDR family oxidoreductase; protein product: MTSDVNEGRRPVPTILQGQKALVTGANSGIGKATAIGLGRAGADVVVNYVFGKEAAEEVVEEIKSFGVRAYAHEADVSQEDQVVPMVARMVEEFGTIDIMVANAGLQRDAAITEMSVAQWQKVLDVNLTGQFLCAREAAKEFLRRGVVPEVSRSAGKIVCMSSVHQIIPWTGHVNYAASKGGVLMLMQTMAQELAPKGIRVNAVAPGAIRTPINRSAWDTPEAEADLLRLVPYRRVGDPEDIANAVTVLASDLMDYVVGTTLFVDGGMTLFPGFATGG
- a CDS encoding ABC transporter ATP-binding protein; the protein is MADTFHPPAPKDLRSPLWFLLWLVTSQRRRVTAGAALGSLWMVGLAVPPYLLARAIDDGLRTRDSSALFGWTAALFVMGVVNAVVGIARHRTMTKVRMDASFRTVRATVRQATVLGAALRSRAGAGEVVAIGMGDVQVIAQSLTVMGPGVGAVLAYLVVAALLLSISPLLAVVVLAGVPLLAVTVGPLQRRLLSVGSEYRQRQGALTGLLVDMVTGLRVLNGLGGKDVYASRYGRRSRELREQGYRVGAVTSWIGALAIGLPALFLALVTWLTARMAAGGSLAVGQLVAVYGYTAMLVTPVYAFIEGGSDVARALVAGRRVIDFLSLQPDHLHDTGRLDAPPGPAVLHDPASGVQVPVGALTALIGDRSADAPAVVERLGRFTPSDAEWGGHRVDAIDPDQLRKRILVADNDAHLFSGTVREVVAGGQAIGGEAIDDEAIRAAIGRAAATDIVQAMPAGLDSVITAQGANLSGGQRQRLRLARVLYARPEVLLAVEPTSAVDAHTEAAMAAGLRAARTGLTTVVTSTSPLVLEQADTVVYLVGGQVEATGTHQDLLHARADYRALVSRGAEEEEEVSR
- the nadE gene encoding ammonia-dependent NAD(+) synthetase, translated to MTDPAPIGLQQEIARDLHVAAIFDAEVEIERRVAFLAERLTTTGLRSLVLGISGGVDSTTAGRLCQLAVERARGAGHDATFYAMRLPYGVQADEQDAQLALGFIRADQVLTVNIKAASDAALEACLAGGVAFRDEAHQDFVHGNIKARQRMIAQYAVAGAHAGLVVGTDHAAEAVSGFFTKFGDGAADVLPLAGLIKRRVRAVAEALGAPASLVWKVPTADLESLDEGKADEDALGVTYDEIDDFLDGKPVSERAFASIVGRYRGTEHKRQLPVAPPQG
- a CDS encoding NAD(P)/FAD-dependent oxidoreductase, with the translated sequence MVILGGGFAGLFAVRALRSAPVAVTLVDSCAHHLFQPLLYQCASGILSGGQIAQPLRAVLRRHPQVRCLQATATDVDVAGRIVHAQRPDGGVLELPYDDLIVGVGVRQSYFGHDEFAPYAPGMKTLADALAVRTKLYQAFEMAEASTDPQERAQWLTFALVGGGPTGVELAGQIREIAGHTLEREFSTIDPGRARVLIFDGSDGVLGAFGPELSRRTARTLDALGVEVHLGSIVTEVDDRGLTVRHKDGGTDRVEARTVLWTAGVEAPPLATALARATGAEQDRAGRIRVEPDLTIAGHPEIRVVGDLMSLDKLPGLAEVAMQSGAYAGRRIRHTIEGRTRAPRPFRYLDLGSAAYISRGRAVVKMGRFRASGFIGWLIWLFIHIAFLTGFRSRAGALLSWAVVFASGSRRERAFTPGVPQGDVTQALLPSGPPADPTVDRHEPPRPT
- a CDS encoding gluconokinase, translated to MGVAASGKTTIGRLLAQRLDVPFVEGDDFHPAANIAKMTAGQALDDADREPWLRSLTRWIRDTSCAHQGGVISCSALKREYRDVLRAAGQGVWFLYLALDEETAHTRIAQRTGHFMTARLLDSQFDALEPLQADEPGLTVDATAGTDAIISPVQAAVARFEAGEPG